One stretch of Paenibacillus sp. FSL R5-0341 DNA includes these proteins:
- a CDS encoding ring-cleaving dioxygenase, which translates to MMFRTSGIHHITAFVDDAQKNVDFYAGVLALRLVKKTINFDAPDVYHLYYGNEQGAPGTIITFFPQQNSRRGVIGSGQTGVTVYAVPVGSLPFWKKRLASFDIPYENKTRFGEQYIRFFDKGGLLLELVERECGQPSKWSFNGVTPEHAIKGFGGAVLFSHVPEKTMDVLVSKLGLEQVGEEDGLLRLQASGDIGQIIDIQSTGIQRGIGGAGTVHHIAWRAKDYVEHEQIQQDLEQSGYHPTPVIDRQYFNAVYFREPGGILFELATDPPGFARDEPAESMGEKLMLPEWYETQREQIEQLLPRIEVREWKGESKS; encoded by the coding sequence ATTATGTTCAGAACTTCAGGAATTCATCATATTACAGCTTTTGTTGACGATGCGCAGAAAAACGTTGATTTTTACGCAGGGGTGTTGGCGCTCAGACTGGTGAAAAAAACTATTAACTTTGATGCACCAGACGTGTATCACTTGTATTACGGAAACGAGCAGGGTGCACCGGGCACAATTATCACCTTTTTCCCACAGCAGAATTCAAGAAGAGGTGTCATTGGTTCAGGTCAGACTGGAGTTACCGTATATGCGGTTCCTGTGGGCAGCCTGCCATTCTGGAAAAAACGTCTTGCTTCCTTCGATATTCCATATGAAAATAAAACGAGATTCGGTGAGCAGTACATTCGTTTCTTCGACAAAGGTGGTCTGCTGCTTGAACTGGTTGAACGCGAATGTGGTCAGCCAAGCAAATGGTCTTTCAACGGTGTAACACCAGAGCATGCCATCAAAGGATTCGGCGGTGCCGTATTGTTCAGTCATGTTCCTGAGAAAACCATGGACGTATTGGTGAGCAAACTGGGTCTGGAGCAGGTTGGCGAAGAGGACGGACTCCTTCGTCTTCAGGCAAGTGGCGATATTGGCCAGATCATCGATATTCAGTCTACAGGCATCCAACGCGGGATTGGCGGAGCCGGAACGGTTCACCATATTGCATGGCGTGCAAAAGATTATGTAGAGCATGAACAAATCCAGCAGGATCTTGAACAATCCGGATATCATCCAACGCCAGTCATTGACCGTCAATACTTCAACGCTGTGTATTTCCGGGAGCCGGGAGGCATACTGTTCGAATTGGCTACGGATCCTCCGGGATTTGCACGGGATGAACCAGCAGAGAGCATGGGCGAGAAACTGATGTTGCCTGAATGGTATGAGACACAGCGTGAGCAGATTGAACAATTGTTGCCACGAATTGAAGTACGTGAATGGAAAGGAGAGTCCAAATCATGA
- a CDS encoding alpha/beta hydrolase, with the protein MKHIYKAGAQPDAPTILLLHGTGGTENDLIGLAEMIAPGAGILGVRGNVSENGMPRFFRRLAEGIFDEEDLIARTAELGSFVDAAAVEYGFDRSNVYALGYSNGANIAASLIFHQADVFKGAILHHPMVPLRGLELPDLKGLPVFIGAGENDPIVPRRETEELASLLSGAGADVNTHLERQGHQLTRTEAEAAAAWFKTQA; encoded by the coding sequence ATGAAACACATCTATAAAGCAGGTGCTCAGCCGGATGCGCCAACAATTCTGTTGCTTCACGGTACAGGAGGAACCGAGAACGATCTGATCGGTCTGGCGGAGATGATCGCACCAGGAGCTGGCATTCTTGGGGTGCGGGGGAACGTATCGGAGAACGGGATGCCCCGTTTCTTCCGTCGTCTGGCCGAAGGCATTTTTGATGAAGAGGACCTGATTGCTCGTACGGCGGAGTTGGGATCTTTCGTAGATGCAGCTGCGGTGGAATATGGCTTCGACCGTTCCAACGTGTATGCACTGGGCTACTCTAATGGCGCCAACATTGCGGCGAGCCTGATCTTCCATCAAGCGGATGTATTCAAAGGTGCAATTCTGCATCATCCGATGGTACCGCTGCGCGGACTGGAATTGCCGGATCTGAAAGGTCTGCCTGTGTTCATTGGTGCGGGCGAGAACGATCCGATTGTACCAAGACGTGAAACCGAGGAACTTGCTTCGCTGCTGAGCGGTGCAGGTGCCGATGTAAACACGCATTTGGAGCGTCAAGGTCATCAGTTGACTCGTACCGAGGCAGAAGCTGCGGCAGCTTGGTTTAAGACACAGGCGTAA
- a CDS encoding glycoside hydrolase family 3 C-terminal domain-containing protein — protein sequence MERNIKELVQRMTLEEKAGMCSGLDFWHLKGVERLGIPSVMVTDGPHGLRKQDGSADHLGLTSSVPATCFPSAAGLASSWDKELARQVGVALGEECQAEDVAVLLGPGVNIKRSPLGGRNFEYFSEDPLLSTQMATGHIQGVQSQGVGTSLKHFAVNNQEERRMSIDAVVDERTLREIYLASFEGAVKDGQPWTVMCSYNKVNGTYAGENEWLLTDILKDEWGHEGLVVSDWGAVNERADALAAGLELEMPTSGGIGERKVIDAVESGQLPLDKLDRAVERLLKLIFNAVDQKQEGATYNKDEHHQLARKVAAESMVLLKNEEGLLPLGREGEVALIGAFARKPRFQGGGSSHINPTKVDDIVKEMTQVAGEGVTFSYAPGYRIEADDVDETLMHEAVQAAQSADTAVVFVGLPDRYESEGYDRAHLRLPDNHIRLIEEIAKVQSRVVVVLSNGSPVEMPWLPKVQAVLEAYLGGQAVGGAIADLLYGEVNPSGKLAETFPAKLSHNPSYLNFPGEGDRVDYREGIFVGYRYYDKKELEPLFPFGYGLSYTTFEYADLKVDRTELTDQDEVNVHVRVTNTGDRAGKEIVQLYVSDVESTVIRPVKELKAFAKVALEPGESEVVSFTLNKRSFAYYNVDMKDWHVETGEFEIQIGSSSRDIHVHTRVNVESTATFLPTYTRNSTLGDIQRDPAHKQLLEQALQQFQEASGFGGDDAGDHADMMDAMMKYMPLRALVAFSGGAMTEEAMNELLEQLNNKDHGIRG from the coding sequence GTGGAACGTAACATCAAAGAACTGGTACAGCGGATGACACTGGAAGAAAAAGCGGGTATGTGCTCGGGACTGGACTTTTGGCATCTGAAAGGGGTGGAGCGTCTTGGCATTCCATCCGTCATGGTGACGGACGGACCTCATGGGTTACGCAAACAGGATGGGAGTGCAGATCATCTGGGTTTAACGTCGAGCGTGCCTGCAACCTGTTTCCCATCTGCGGCAGGATTGGCTAGTTCATGGGACAAGGAGCTGGCGCGTCAGGTAGGAGTGGCCTTGGGTGAGGAATGTCAGGCCGAAGATGTAGCGGTACTGCTTGGGCCGGGTGTAAACATTAAACGTTCCCCGCTGGGCGGGCGTAATTTTGAATACTTTTCCGAAGATCCGTTGTTATCTACGCAGATGGCTACCGGTCATATTCAAGGTGTGCAGAGTCAGGGTGTGGGTACGTCTCTCAAACACTTTGCAGTCAATAATCAGGAAGAGCGGCGCATGTCGATTGATGCGGTGGTAGATGAACGGACGTTGCGCGAGATTTATCTGGCGAGCTTCGAAGGTGCGGTGAAGGATGGACAGCCGTGGACGGTGATGTGTTCGTACAACAAGGTGAACGGTACGTATGCAGGTGAGAATGAATGGTTGCTTACGGATATCCTGAAAGACGAATGGGGTCACGAAGGTCTTGTGGTATCAGACTGGGGTGCGGTCAATGAACGTGCAGACGCCCTTGCAGCAGGACTGGAACTGGAGATGCCAACAAGCGGTGGAATCGGTGAGCGTAAAGTGATTGATGCCGTAGAGAGCGGACAACTGCCGCTGGACAAGCTGGATCGGGCAGTGGAGCGTCTACTTAAGCTGATCTTCAATGCCGTTGATCAAAAGCAAGAAGGGGCTACATATAACAAGGATGAGCATCACCAACTTGCGCGCAAGGTAGCAGCCGAGAGTATGGTTTTGTTGAAAAATGAAGAAGGTCTCCTGCCGCTGGGCCGTGAAGGCGAAGTGGCGTTAATCGGAGCATTTGCCCGTAAACCCCGCTTCCAGGGCGGCGGCAGTTCCCACATTAATCCGACCAAAGTGGATGATATTGTGAAAGAAATGACACAGGTGGCTGGCGAAGGTGTAACCTTCTCCTATGCTCCGGGTTATCGGATTGAAGCGGATGATGTGGATGAAACGTTAATGCATGAGGCTGTTCAGGCCGCACAGTCAGCGGATACCGCCGTGGTGTTCGTTGGATTGCCGGATCGTTATGAATCCGAAGGGTATGACCGTGCGCATCTGCGTCTGCCTGACAATCATATTCGGTTAATCGAAGAGATTGCTAAGGTTCAATCACGTGTGGTCGTTGTGCTGAGCAACGGATCTCCCGTGGAAATGCCATGGCTGCCGAAAGTACAAGCGGTGCTCGAAGCTTATCTTGGTGGACAGGCCGTTGGTGGAGCGATCGCAGATCTGTTGTATGGAGAGGTGAATCCATCCGGTAAACTGGCGGAGACGTTCCCTGCCAAGCTCAGCCATAATCCATCTTATTTGAATTTCCCTGGTGAAGGGGATCGTGTCGATTACCGGGAGGGTATCTTTGTTGGTTATCGCTATTATGATAAAAAAGAGCTGGAGCCACTGTTCCCGTTTGGCTATGGACTGAGTTACACGACATTTGAATATGCTGATCTGAAGGTAGATCGCACAGAACTGACCGATCAGGATGAAGTGAATGTGCATGTTCGGGTTACCAATACCGGAGACCGAGCAGGCAAGGAAATTGTGCAGCTGTATGTCAGCGATGTAGAGAGCACAGTTATTCGTCCGGTCAAAGAACTGAAAGCTTTTGCCAAAGTGGCTCTGGAACCTGGAGAATCCGAAGTGGTGAGCTTTACACTAAACAAGCGTTCATTCGCCTATTACAACGTGGATATGAAGGACTGGCATGTGGAGACCGGAGAGTTCGAGATTCAGATAGGCAGTTCCTCACGGGACATTCATGTTCACACACGTGTGAACGTAGAGTCTACAGCGACATTCCTGCCAACCTACACGCGTAATAGTACATTGGGGGATATACAACGTGATCCGGCCCATAAACAGCTGCTGGAACAGGCTTTGCAGCAATTCCAGGAGGCCAGTGGATTTGGCGGTGATGATGCTGGGGATCACGCGGATATGATGGATGCGATGATGAAATATATGCCGCTGCGTGCACTTGTTGCGTTTAGCGGTGGGGCCATGACGGAAGAAGCGATGAATGAGCTTCTGGAGCAGTTGAACAACAAGGATCATGGTATTCGAGGATAA
- a CDS encoding alpha/beta hydrolase, whose amino-acid sequence MNPNPSSHTFGSSAFVQTRDGRKLHYMSRGTGELTVVFESGMGASRSNWGLVAPAIAEHVRAVVYDRAGAGRSDIDSAPRSLERIAEDLGELLTALGPGPFILVGHSWGGPIVRATAAAHLSRLRGIILVDPSDEHCEMYFSKLTKKSFAINGFIIPIMARTGLYKLLGSKAGIIQPDDVAADHLKEDFTVRAASTMLAEGKTFLDDMAALLEHPPALGDLEVSVISGTKPGKGEAKIRPALITAHHQTVSQLSNARWIGADQSGHMVMFTDPQVIIDETVRMINDVSSGARTEQK is encoded by the coding sequence ATGAATCCTAACCCTAGCTCACATACGTTTGGTTCAAGTGCGTTTGTTCAGACCCGTGATGGTCGCAAACTACATTATATGTCCAGGGGAACAGGAGAACTGACGGTGGTGTTTGAATCCGGTATGGGCGCCTCCAGATCGAATTGGGGACTGGTTGCACCTGCCATTGCTGAGCATGTACGTGCAGTCGTGTATGACAGGGCTGGGGCGGGACGAAGTGATATCGACTCTGCTCCCCGCAGCCTTGAACGCATTGCAGAGGATCTTGGAGAACTGCTGACAGCTCTGGGCCCGGGCCCATTCATTCTGGTTGGACATAGCTGGGGAGGTCCGATTGTACGGGCTACGGCAGCTGCACATCTATCTCGATTACGTGGCATTATTCTGGTAGATCCATCAGACGAGCATTGTGAAATGTATTTTTCCAAGCTTACTAAAAAGAGCTTTGCCATCAATGGTTTCATTATTCCAATCATGGCGCGTACGGGCTTATATAAGTTGCTCGGTAGCAAAGCGGGAATCATTCAGCCTGACGATGTGGCAGCGGATCACCTCAAGGAGGATTTCACTGTACGGGCAGCCAGCACGATGCTTGCGGAAGGCAAAACATTTCTGGATGACATGGCAGCGTTGCTGGAACATCCTCCGGCTCTGGGTGATCTGGAAGTCAGCGTGATCTCGGGTACGAAACCGGGCAAGGGAGAAGCGAAAATCAGACCTGCTCTCATCACGGCGCATCACCAGACGGTGAGCCAGCTGTCCAATGCGAGATGGATTGGGGCGGATCAATCGGGTCATATGGTTATGTTTACAGACCCTCAGGTTATTATTGATGAAACTGTACGAATGATAAATGATGTGAGCTCAGGCGCAAGAACAGAACAAAAGTGA
- the ilvA gene encoding threonine ammonia-lyase IlvA: MKPVEQEPTGTTSPGRASVGMEDIVRAHHVLREVIVRTPLQRDAVLSAKYNCNVYLKREDLQVVRSFKIRGAYNMIRSLTPAEMEKGIVCASAGNHAQGVAFSCNALGINGKIFMPSTTPNQKVKQVRRFGGDNVEVVLIGDTYDDAYAEAMRACDEQGMTFIHPFDQPKIIAGNGTVAMEIMESLDENADYVFVTIGGGGLAAGVGTYMKTVSPETRIIGVEPLGAASMSEAMFRKQVVTLDDIDKFVDGAAVKRVGDLTFEICSSALDDIVKVPEGKACTTILELYNENAIVVEPAGSLAVAALEQYREQIVGKTVVCVISGGNNDIDRMQEIKERSLIYEGLKYYFMVNFPQRAGALREFLEEVLGKNDDITRFEYTKKHDKENGPALVGIELMYKEDYQPLIERMNRKGIAYTELNKNLNLFNMLI, encoded by the coding sequence ATGAAACCAGTTGAACAAGAACCAACGGGAACCACAAGTCCCGGTCGTGCCAGTGTTGGCATGGAAGATATCGTGCGCGCACATCATGTGCTGCGTGAGGTCATTGTAAGAACGCCGTTGCAGCGGGATGCTGTATTGTCGGCCAAATATAACTGTAATGTGTATCTGAAAAGGGAAGACCTTCAAGTGGTGCGCTCGTTCAAAATTCGGGGCGCCTATAATATGATTCGCAGTCTGACACCAGCCGAGATGGAGAAGGGTATTGTCTGTGCAAGTGCGGGCAACCATGCTCAGGGTGTTGCTTTTAGCTGTAATGCACTCGGAATCAACGGCAAAATCTTCATGCCGAGTACAACGCCGAACCAGAAGGTGAAGCAGGTACGACGCTTTGGAGGAGACAACGTTGAAGTGGTGCTGATCGGGGATACGTATGATGATGCATACGCAGAAGCGATGCGTGCATGTGACGAACAGGGTATGACGTTCATCCATCCTTTTGATCAACCCAAGATTATTGCAGGTAATGGTACGGTAGCGATGGAAATCATGGAAAGTCTCGATGAGAATGCCGACTATGTGTTCGTTACGATTGGTGGCGGTGGGTTGGCAGCCGGCGTGGGAACCTATATGAAGACCGTGAGTCCGGAGACACGCATCATTGGTGTTGAGCCACTCGGGGCAGCTTCCATGAGTGAGGCGATGTTCCGTAAACAGGTTGTTACGCTGGATGATATTGATAAATTCGTGGATGGCGCAGCGGTGAAACGGGTCGGTGATCTGACCTTTGAGATCTGTAGTAGCGCACTGGATGATATTGTGAAAGTGCCAGAAGGCAAAGCCTGCACAACCATTCTGGAGCTATATAATGAAAATGCGATCGTTGTCGAGCCTGCCGGTTCCTTGGCTGTTGCGGCGCTTGAGCAGTATCGTGAACAAATTGTGGGCAAGACGGTGGTCTGCGTTATTAGCGGTGGGAACAATGACATCGACCGGATGCAGGAGATCAAGGAACGTTCCCTGATCTATGAAGGTCTGAAATATTATTTCATGGTTAATTTCCCGCAGCGTGCAGGAGCTTTACGTGAATTCCTGGAGGAAGTTCTAGGGAAGAATGATGATATCACGCGATTTGAATATACGAAAAAGCATGATAAGGAAAATGGCCCTGCCTTGGTGGGGATCGAGCTGATGTACAAGGAAGATTACCAACCACTCATTGAACGTATGAACCGCAAAGGTATCGCCTATACCGAGCTGAACAAAAATCTCAATCTGTTCAACATGTTAATCTGA
- a CDS encoding GNAT family N-acetyltransferase, with protein MNHSSMQSDHQETSPLIRPARIEDADRVIPLLYQAIGDIAYALAGEADHEKAMQILQEFYVQENNRISYRHVTVMEQDGLIAGILVAYDGGEADLLDQPILNRPGRNQDEKYTLVKETRPGEYYLDTLSVSEAYQGQGIGRALMAAFEQQGRDLGHSQVSLIVERDNGRALMLYERQGYVKDDVIVIAGHEYDHMVKPIQ; from the coding sequence ATGAATCATTCCAGTATGCAATCAGATCACCAAGAAACATCTCCTCTGATCAGACCTGCGCGTATAGAAGATGCAGATCGGGTCATTCCGTTACTGTATCAGGCGATAGGGGATATTGCATATGCGCTTGCGGGTGAGGCGGATCATGAGAAGGCGATGCAGATTTTGCAGGAGTTCTATGTACAGGAAAACAACCGGATTAGCTATCGTCATGTAACGGTGATGGAGCAGGATGGACTAATCGCGGGGATTCTAGTGGCCTATGATGGCGGTGAAGCGGATCTTCTGGATCAGCCGATTCTGAATCGTCCTGGACGAAATCAGGATGAGAAGTATACTTTGGTCAAAGAAACCCGTCCTGGTGAGTATTATCTGGATACTCTCTCGGTAAGTGAAGCTTATCAGGGGCAGGGCATCGGCCGGGCACTGATGGCTGCTTTTGAGCAGCAGGGCAGAGATCTGGGTCACTCGCAGGTATCCCTGATTGTAGAGCGGGACAACGGACGTGCGTTAATGCTGTACGAACGGCAGGGATATGTCAAAGACGATGTGATTGTCATCGCAGGACATGAGTATGATCATATGGTCAAACCGATTCAATAG
- a CDS encoding copper amine oxidase N-terminal domain-containing protein, with amino-acid sequence MKKVMSALAVSAMLMSALPTSVMDAAARISIYINDAELSSAQAPVMKGGRVLVPLRSIFEGLDAKVQYTNRTKTIVATRDDQEVTLTLGSKTAYINGEAISLDVPANTIKGNTMVPIRFVSEAFGEKVFWNSRNQRVDIKTTATPPVDETQYAAWNIYGSVSGSNGDGRDLTVSFTRPTSESAVSAYRIMLVKTRDVNSFTESSATAVPAANYTSVTPNGSNPKLTLNAQTRDVNGDLLNSNETYRLYVLTVGNSNNNYKNALNWSSQALKLNNVKSTVQAVTSLRAADISDYGDGRDLEINFTQPSTTSNITYYRAFVVKAKDSSAFNLAAANKVSSANSTIIYKGNTAAVKSQLTSSTRDTSGELIKSNTAYVVYILSVSTNEATTDSKLSAASSSLTLSVNTATSPVITQVRDNSDYGDGRDIQVSFNRSSDESKVANYRVFVVRNSVASSFNLATASNLSSSLYYTVNKTGNNITTTLPSSMKDTSGYNVTNLQDYRIFVMAVGNQQNGYTNALSASSTVLRLTTNGNAGVISNLAVADISDYADGRDLRVSFNKAADESRISAYRVYVVRSANVGSFTLSAANASNNYTQVNKTGGNLSVTLPNAYDTSGSKVQEGVSYRVFVVSVSNSGNASQNAISSYSALITLSKTAALTAPTSITATDIGDNGNGSDISVKFNRSANETNVHHYRVFVVKKTNVSGFDLAEANRNPNFTLQSKNAGSGDYILTLENAKTTDGTNIRNDEDYRIFVLAVSNTGTISNALSTVYYDVRLSVTSEVGKVTITNVEVKKEEQAAGNATDVKVTYTKPVPDQAIGRYVLMVVPASTTFDLNAAKKTAKSSNSLDVSTSTVTELPISLSDSNGDEIKAGTYKVVILSESSDGKRESNITTSTPFIIKAKKQEATTVDKVIDLKTTVSTSSINISFTKPNEVGIARYDVYIIKEESSSGTTGRVLTDVSVGGTSSGTAIVDIGNSANDSNNMAFGAGKYKVLVVSVVSEPTKYTSVSAEGTFEILPASSGNGQGTDNPGAGNSGGNGTQSSAADLSTPGS; translated from the coding sequence GTGAAGAAGGTCATGTCAGCGCTGGCTGTATCAGCTATGCTGATGTCCGCACTTCCAACGTCGGTTATGGATGCAGCTGCGAGAATCAGTATATATATTAATGATGCAGAGTTATCATCTGCTCAGGCACCTGTCATGAAAGGTGGACGCGTACTGGTTCCACTTCGGTCGATTTTTGAAGGATTGGATGCGAAGGTACAGTACACCAACAGAACCAAAACGATTGTTGCAACTCGCGACGATCAGGAAGTTACGTTGACACTCGGTTCCAAAACGGCATACATCAACGGGGAAGCGATCTCACTGGATGTACCTGCGAACACGATCAAGGGCAACACGATGGTTCCCATTCGTTTTGTCAGTGAAGCTTTTGGAGAGAAAGTATTCTGGAACTCGCGCAATCAGCGTGTAGATATCAAGACAACGGCAACGCCTCCAGTGGATGAGACACAATATGCTGCATGGAACATCTATGGTTCGGTATCCGGAAGTAATGGGGATGGTCGTGATCTGACCGTGAGCTTCACACGTCCAACTTCAGAGAGTGCAGTATCTGCGTACCGAATTATGCTGGTGAAAACTCGCGATGTGAATAGCTTCACGGAGTCCTCAGCAACTGCCGTACCTGCTGCGAACTATACATCCGTTACACCGAATGGCAGCAACCCGAAACTGACGCTTAATGCACAGACGCGTGACGTAAACGGGGATTTGCTCAATAGCAATGAAACGTATCGCCTGTATGTACTGACTGTTGGAAACAGCAACAATAATTATAAAAATGCATTGAATTGGTCTTCCCAAGCATTGAAACTTAATAATGTGAAATCCACAGTACAGGCGGTTACAAGCCTGCGCGCTGCAGATATTAGCGACTATGGCGATGGCCGCGATCTGGAGATCAACTTCACGCAGCCGAGCACGACATCGAATATTACGTATTATCGTGCTTTTGTAGTCAAAGCGAAGGACTCCTCCGCATTCAATCTGGCTGCAGCGAACAAGGTGTCCAGTGCAAACTCCACGATCATTTACAAAGGCAACACTGCTGCGGTCAAGAGCCAGCTGACTTCTTCAACACGGGATACGTCAGGCGAATTGATTAAAAGTAACACAGCGTATGTTGTCTACATCCTGTCGGTAAGTACGAATGAAGCAACAACAGACAGCAAGTTGTCTGCAGCATCATCTTCACTTACGCTGTCCGTGAACACAGCAACGTCTCCAGTAATTACACAGGTTAGAGATAACTCCGATTATGGGGATGGACGTGATATTCAAGTGAGTTTCAACCGCTCATCGGATGAGTCCAAGGTGGCAAACTATCGTGTCTTCGTGGTGCGTAACTCGGTTGCCAGCAGCTTCAATTTGGCGACAGCAAGTAACCTGTCCTCCAGTCTGTACTACACAGTGAACAAAACTGGTAACAACATTACAACGACTTTGCCTTCATCCATGAAGGACACAAGTGGCTATAACGTAACGAATCTGCAAGATTATCGCATCTTCGTGATGGCTGTTGGCAATCAGCAAAATGGATACACCAATGCGCTGTCTGCTTCCTCCACTGTGCTGAGACTGACAACGAACGGTAACGCGGGAGTGATTAGCAACCTGGCTGTTGCGGATATCAGCGACTATGCTGATGGGCGTGATCTGCGGGTTTCTTTCAACAAAGCTGCGGATGAATCCAGAATCTCTGCTTACCGAGTATATGTAGTTCGTTCCGCTAATGTGGGTAGCTTTACGCTAAGCGCAGCTAATGCATCGAACAACTACACGCAGGTGAACAAAACGGGTGGTAACCTGTCAGTTACACTTCCGAATGCATATGATACAAGCGGTTCTAAGGTCCAAGAAGGTGTTAGTTATCGTGTCTTTGTTGTATCGGTGAGCAACAGTGGGAACGCTAGCCAAAACGCAATATCAAGTTATTCAGCATTAATCACATTATCCAAAACTGCTGCGTTGACTGCACCAACAAGCATTACAGCAACAGATATCGGCGATAATGGTAATGGTAGTGACATAAGTGTGAAGTTTAATAGATCGGCGAATGAGACTAATGTTCATCACTACCGTGTATTCGTGGTAAAGAAAACGAATGTAAGTGGATTTGATCTGGCAGAAGCGAATCGGAATCCTAATTTTACCCTCCAGAGTAAAAATGCAGGAAGCGGAGACTACATTTTGACTTTAGAGAATGCTAAAACGACAGATGGTACAAATATTCGTAATGATGAAGACTATCGTATATTTGTACTGGCGGTGAGCAATACCGGTACTATTTCGAATGCTCTATCTACGGTTTATTATGATGTTAGGTTGTCTGTAACTAGTGAAGTTGGGAAAGTTACAATTACTAACGTTGAAGTTAAGAAAGAAGAGCAAGCTGCAGGTAATGCTACCGATGTAAAAGTGACATATACAAAACCAGTCCCTGATCAAGCCATTGGACGTTATGTGTTAATGGTAGTACCTGCATCTACAACTTTCGATCTAAATGCGGCCAAAAAAACTGCGAAATCCAGCAATTCACTCGATGTTTCTACAAGTACAGTTACAGAACTTCCTATTTCTTTATCCGATAGTAATGGTGACGAGATCAAAGCTGGAACATACAAGGTTGTTATTTTATCCGAATCATCTGATGGTAAAAGGGAATCAAATATAACTACGTCGACACCTTTCATAATTAAAGCAAAAAAACAGGAAGCAACGACTGTCGATAAGGTAATAGATCTAAAAACAACTGTAAGTACTTCTTCCATTAATATAAGTTTCACTAAGCCAAATGAAGTAGGCATCGCTCGTTACGATGTGTATATCATTAAAGAAGAGAGCAGCTCAGGAACTACTGGGAGAGTTTTAACAGATGTTAGTGTAGGTGGTACTTCTTCAGGGACAGCAATAGTGGATATTGGAAATTCCGCCAATGATTCAAATAATATGGCTTTTGGAGCGGGTAAATACAAAGTTTTGGTAGTCTCAGTGGTGAGTGAGCCGACGAAATATACATCTGTCAGTGCAGAAGGCACATTTGAGATTTTGCCAGCTTCTTCTGGCAATGGTCAGGGAACTGACAATCCGGGCGCGGGAAATTCAGGTGGTAATGGCACTCAATCATCTGCTGCAGACCTCTCTACGCCAGGTTCATGA
- a CDS encoding AraC family transcriptional regulator: MLAFRLTGLPDSRLPLYLYCVGTQEEKGLHRPDGFPVYQLFLSRGEGQFRIPGKGTWTMGAGQLFIVEPGVAHEYVPHSKTSGELGYIGIGGVSAESVLQSTGLLQIEPCHISGFEIIWSRMTNLWHALDQGATEMWNTSTLIYQLILDIAQSKNPSDVGSVGIGSSTAQGETITYSNRESDPGKDALIRAVALMHTHYQDDLLLKHVADAVGYSVQHLNRLFHQHYDVTGHQYMQRLRLQKASDWLDKHPRASVREAAETVGMEVNYFIRMYKREFGETPGKGIKHRNQLQMEKDLTNS; the protein is encoded by the coding sequence ATGCTTGCATTTCGTTTGACGGGTCTGCCGGATTCCCGGTTGCCGCTATACCTGTATTGTGTGGGCACGCAGGAAGAGAAAGGTCTGCATAGACCGGATGGATTTCCGGTGTATCAGTTGTTTTTGTCACGCGGTGAAGGGCAGTTTAGGATTCCGGGAAAAGGAACATGGACCATGGGAGCAGGGCAATTATTCATCGTGGAACCCGGAGTGGCGCATGAGTATGTGCCGCATTCGAAAACAAGCGGTGAACTGGGCTACATCGGTATTGGCGGTGTATCAGCTGAATCGGTACTACAATCCACGGGTTTGCTTCAGATCGAGCCGTGCCATATCTCCGGTTTTGAAATCATCTGGTCACGAATGACCAATCTCTGGCACGCGCTGGATCAAGGAGCAACGGAGATGTGGAACACATCAACGCTGATCTACCAACTCATTCTGGATATAGCGCAATCTAAAAATCCCTCTGATGTTGGTAGCGTAGGTATTGGATCATCTACGGCGCAGGGCGAGACTATAACATACTCTAATCGAGAGTCTGATCCGGGCAAAGATGCACTCATCCGAGCAGTAGCATTGATGCATACACATTATCAGGACGATCTGTTATTGAAGCATGTAGCTGACGCGGTGGGTTACTCGGTGCAGCATCTCAATCGGTTATTTCATCAGCATTATGATGTCACAGGGCATCAATATATGCAGCGATTACGTTTGCAGAAGGCTTCAGACTGGCTGGATAAGCATCCAAGAGCTAGTGTAAGGGAGGCAGCAGAGACTGTAGGCATGGAAGTGAACTATTTCATCCGGATGTACAAGCGGGAATTTGGAGAGACGCCAGGCAAGGGAATCAAACATCGCAATCAGCTGCAAATGGAAAAAGACCTCACGAATTCGTGA